A genomic region of Candidatus Ancaeobacter aquaticus contains the following coding sequences:
- a CDS encoding ATP-binding protein, with amino-acid sequence MKKLKITKTKTSQTELKELSLLYKISSSMHTLDLNEILHLILKAVTKGIGFDRARLYIYDEEAQVLRLKMAVGLKLKKEESIDIVLPLEKDKSIVGRSFSKNKPYVIQDAQNDPHANKDIIKLFNVKSFAAVPLTAPDKVKGVVTADNLHSNRTISDNNLRSLVTFANHAGIAIENAEMYDKLKHFNIELERQVKLTTEKLLKAQDELISKERLAALGELSAGIAHEIRNPLTSIKILINALFTELPVNVKQGQDVAVINEEIERLNSIISQFLKFARPQEPVYEKLAIKDVIKSTLTLVKLKIKKQNISIQLDISSKLPKVKGDPNLLKQAFLNFMLNAIQAMPEGGNLIITASQTSRKTKSLDTLEIIFKDTGIGIAQKNIKMLFTPFYTTKEEGLGLGLSITQKIIAKHGGDIKIESTENAGTTLKVYIPIIQKR; translated from the coding sequence ATGAAAAAGCTCAAGATTACAAAGACAAAAACAAGTCAAACAGAACTAAAAGAATTATCTTTACTCTATAAGATATCGAGTTCGATGCATACGCTTGACTTAAACGAGATTCTTCACCTTATTTTAAAGGCGGTCACCAAAGGTATCGGTTTTGACCGGGCGCGCCTGTACATATATGATGAAGAGGCTCAAGTGCTTAGGCTTAAAATGGCTGTAGGATTAAAACTAAAAAAAGAGGAAAGTATTGATATCGTCCTCCCCCTTGAAAAAGATAAAAGTATTGTGGGTCGGTCATTTTCAAAAAACAAACCGTATGTTATTCAGGACGCACAAAACGACCCTCATGCGAATAAAGACATTATTAAATTATTCAACGTGAAATCATTTGCGGCAGTACCATTAACCGCACCAGACAAGGTTAAGGGAGTTGTCACTGCTGACAATCTCCATTCAAACCGAACTATTTCAGACAATAACTTACGATCACTCGTTACATTTGCAAACCATGCGGGCATTGCCATAGAAAATGCCGAGATGTACGATAAACTGAAACATTTTAATATCGAGTTAGAACGGCAAGTAAAACTGACAACAGAAAAACTTTTAAAAGCACAGGATGAGCTTATCAGTAAAGAACGCCTCGCGGCACTCGGCGAACTCTCTGCCGGTATCGCTCATGAAATAAGAAATCCTTTAACAAGTATTAAGATTCTCATAAATGCGCTTTTTACCGAACTGCCGGTGAATGTAAAACAAGGGCAAGATGTCGCCGTCATTAATGAAGAGATCGAACGGTTAAACTCTATTATTTCTCAATTCCTTAAATTTGCACGCCCACAGGAACCGGTATATGAAAAACTGGCAATTAAAGATGTGATAAAATCGACTCTCACTCTTGTTAAGCTAAAAATAAAAAAACAGAACATATCGATACAGTTAGATATTTCCTCTAAGTTACCGAAAGTAAAAGGTGACCCCAATCTCTTGAAGCAAGCGTTTTTAAACTTCATGCTTAATGCTATTCAGGCTATGCCAGAGGGCGGCAATCTCATTATTACTGCATCACAAACAAGTAGAAAAACCAAATCCCTTGACACGTTAGAGATAATATTTAAAGATACTGGGATAGGTATTGCCCAAAAAAATATAAAAATGCTTTTTACGCCATTTTACACAACAAAAGAAGAAGGTTTGGGCTTAGGATTATCTATAACACAAAAGATAATCGCAAAACATGGCGGCGATATTAAGATTGAAAGCACAGAAAACGCTGGAACAACACTTAAAGTGTATATTCCAATTATACAGAAAAGATAA